One segment of Laspinema palackyanum D2c DNA contains the following:
- a CDS encoding DUF2997 domain-containing protein, producing the protein MAEYRKVEYRIGKDGKIIETVLNGNGQNCTETTAEIEKALGKVESQELLPDYYQDDENIVTESHQSIQPF; encoded by the coding sequence ATGGCTGAATATCGCAAAGTAGAATATCGCATTGGCAAAGACGGTAAAATTATAGAAACGGTCCTCAATGGCAATGGACAAAACTGCACAGAAACCACCGCCGAAATTGAAAAAGCCCTGGGCAAAGTTGAATCCCAAGAATTACTCCCGGACTATTATCAAGATGACGAAAATATTGTCACAGAATCCCACCAATCGATTCAACCATTTTAG
- a CDS encoding lysylphosphatidylglycerol synthase domain-containing protein, with protein sequence MNRLRSQLKPFLRWVILGATLFFLAKTLKDNAGAVADLRITGSSWIALAIALAVTFLAHLWSGWVWLWILREFDRPVPLGWGLSVYLTTNIAKYLPGNVWHFYGRIAAIAKRDVPLGVAVLSVLLEPLLMAASALIIAGLGSSTLWGTASGAVPPLLLGLGLGAVLVGIHPRILNPIIQVLSKLKLKKAPPKTEELLEVTPEAPPPTAAKLTRYPLLPLLGELGFLLLRGGGFILTVQAMTPVQPAQLPPLMGAFSFAWLLGLVVPGAPGGIGIFEATAIALLDQQFSPAAILGAVAFYRLISVIAEASAAGISALVGKGKLA encoded by the coding sequence ATGAATCGCCTGCGATCGCAATTAAAACCTTTTTTACGGTGGGTCATTCTCGGGGCCACCCTATTTTTTCTCGCCAAAACCCTCAAAGATAATGCGGGGGCTGTGGCGGATCTCCGGATTACCGGATCCAGTTGGATTGCCCTGGCGATCGCCCTGGCAGTGACCTTTTTAGCGCATTTGTGGTCCGGTTGGGTGTGGTTGTGGATTCTGCGGGAGTTTGATCGCCCAGTTCCTTTGGGTTGGGGGTTATCTGTCTATCTCACCACCAATATTGCGAAATATTTACCAGGCAATGTTTGGCATTTCTATGGTCGAATTGCGGCGATCGCCAAGCGGGATGTGCCCCTAGGGGTTGCCGTCCTCAGCGTCTTGCTAGAACCCCTGTTAATGGCAGCATCGGCCTTAATTATCGCCGGATTGGGGAGTAGTACCTTATGGGGAACTGCCTCGGGCGCTGTTCCCCCGCTTCTCCTGGGACTGGGATTAGGGGCGGTCCTGGTGGGGATCCATCCCCGGATTTTAAATCCGATCATTCAAGTTTTAAGCAAACTCAAACTCAAAAAAGCTCCCCCCAAAACCGAGGAACTGTTGGAAGTCACCCCCGAGGCACCCCCGCCAACTGCTGCCAAACTAACTCGTTACCCCCTGCTTCCGCTATTGGGAGAACTGGGATTTTTGCTGTTGCGCGGGGGGGGATTTATTTTAACGGTGCAAGCGATGACTCCGGTACAGCCCGCACAATTACCGCCGTTGATGGGGGCTTTTAGTTTTGCCTGGTTGTTAGGGTTGGTGGTTCCTGGTGCACCGGGGGGCATTGGCATTTTTGAGGCAACGGCGATCGCCTTGTTGGATCAGCAATTTTCCCCAGCGGCTATTTTAGGTGCGGTTGCTTTCTATCGCCTAATTAGCGTCATTGCCGAAGCTTCCGCCGCTGGGATCTCAGCCTTAGTCGGCAAAGGTAAACTCGCCTAA